GCTGTAGAACAATGAAACAGATGAAAAAATCAGAGATACACTTTAGCATTGCCCTAGACGACCAACGCGTGCCTGAAGCCATTAGCTGGACCGCCACCGACGCCGGTACCGATATCCACTTCGCCAAGGCCATCAACATTGCCCTTTGGGACCGCAATGACTCTGGAACCATGAAGATTGACCTCTGGACCAAAGACATGCCCGTTGATGAGATGAAATACTTCTACATTGATACCATGGGTGCCATGGCACAAAGCATTGAAACCGCTACCAATGACAAGTTGATGGCTGAGAAGATGCGGAACCTGTGCCAGGAATTGATGCAGCACGTAGAGGAGCAGCAGAAGCGTAACGCGGCCCAGAACCCACAGTAAAAGGAAATTTAATTGCATAAAAAAAGCCGCTCTACAGAATAGAGCGGCTTTTTTTATGTGTTGTGTTTATATTAGTTTTTTAAAGAAGTCTCTTTAATAACGGCGGCCTTAGGAGCCGGGAAGCTACGTTTGGCATCTGTTTTATCCTGGGCTACCAAGGTGCTGGCCACTTTGGAGTCCTGACGTCTCTGCTTCATGGCGTACTCACGGTCATAAGAGTTCAGGGTTTTCCGGAAGCTGTAGTACTGAGAGTACTGGGCAGTGCTCAGCAGGTTCTCCAACTGTACATCACGCTCCTTACAAACGCCATTGATACATTTCTCCAGCTCAGAAGGGTTGTTGGCATGTTTAGCCTCAAACGCCATCATTTTCTGGGCATTTTTCAGGTTAATCTCTCTTATTTTCCGCGACTGGTAATTATTCAACTGCAATTCACGAATCATCTTATCAGATAAGTTCTTTGAACGTTCTTCCGCTGATTGGGCAAAGCAGCAAAAAACTCCAAAAAATAATATTGCCAAAGTGCTCATTAAAGTTTTCATAGTTTTCCAGTTTTTGTTAGTAAGTACTAGACAATTCCCGTGCCATCTTTTCCATAACACAGTTCAAGGAAAAATAGTTGACTTTCCTGTAAAAAAAATAACGTGCCTCCTACCAGATAGTTTCCCTTTGTGGGTAACTAACTCCCTCATTTTGCATTCTCTTGGCGTACTCCTAATGGCTTGTGAGATTCATCCTATTTCCTGAAAAACGCTTCTGTAAAAAGCTGGGCTTATCCCTAAAACTTGTTTTTCCACATCATAGACTCCACGGGGTACACCGTGCGGTCATTGTATTTGGCATTGCTTTTTTTGTTGTAATAATTCTCAATGCCGCCGTTCACCACAAAGTAAATCAACTGCCCAATAGGCATGTTATGGTAGACCCGTACCTTCTGGCTGACCGAGATTTCCAAGGTCCAGTGGTTACAGAAGCCTACGTCTCCTTTGCCGGCGGTGGCGTGTATGTCAATACCCAGTCGGCCTACGCTAGATTTTCCTTCCAGGAACGGCACGTGGGCGTGGGTCTCGGTATATTCCTCGGTGACGCCCAAATACAGTTTGCCCGGCTCCAGCACATACCCTTCCTCAGGAATCTCAAAAACGGTGATTTTGTTATGCTGGCGGGCGTCCAGCACCTCGTCATTGTAGGTGGCCAGGTACTTGCCTAAATGAACATCATATGAGTTGGTGCCAAGGCAAGTGCGGTCATAGGGCTCTATTAAGATGGTGCGTTTCTCTATCT
This Rufibacter radiotolerans DNA region includes the following protein-coding sequences:
- the dcd gene encoding dCTP deaminase: MILTDRQILEEIEKRTILIEPYDRTCLGTNSYDVHLGKYLATYNDEVLDARQHNKITVFEIPEEGYVLEPGKLYLGVTEEYTETHAHVPFLEGKSSVGRLGIDIHATAGKGDVGFCNHWTLEISVSQKVRVYHNMPIGQLIYFVVNGGIENYYNKKSNAKYNDRTVYPVESMMWKNKF
- the gldC gene encoding gliding motility protein GldC, whose protein sequence is MKKSEIHFSIALDDQRVPEAISWTATDAGTDIHFAKAINIALWDRNDSGTMKIDLWTKDMPVDEMKYFYIDTMGAMAQSIETATNDKLMAEKMRNLCQELMQHVEEQQKRNAAQNPQ